One genomic segment of Acaryochloris marina S15 includes these proteins:
- a CDS encoding DUF6399 domain-containing protein codes for MATANGQNSASSTQGRLSKGDGTSLCPVTQAPHDSTMNSQESQEWVDWAQWMSTKYQRTSSAVEGRNGYLSRLHHAARGFSEESLKVLTIIHNFDLKRADGTTAAQRLFGHPFPDVFESVVNSMGNASGTSVLNEKTA; via the coding sequence TTGGCAACAGCAAACGGACAAAACTCGGCATCCTCTACTCAAGGCAGATTATCGAAAGGCGACGGAACAAGCTTATGCCCGGTTACTCAAGCACCCCATGACTCAACAATGAACTCTCAAGAAAGCCAGGAGTGGGTAGACTGGGCGCAATGGATGAGTACGAAGTATCAACGCACTTCCTCCGCAGTTGAAGGACGTAATGGTTATCTATCCCGATTGCATCATGCAGCCCGAGGGTTTTCGGAAGAATCCTTGAAAGTGCTCACCATCATCCATAATTTTGACCTCAAAAGAGCAGATGGCACTACCGCAGCACAACGGCTTTTTGGACATCCTTTTCCTGATGTGTTTGAGTCGGTTGTTAACTCTATGGGGAATGCCAGTGGCACGTCAGTCCTCAATGAAAAAACGGCCTAA